The following proteins are encoded in a genomic region of Pyrus communis chromosome 11, drPyrComm1.1, whole genome shotgun sequence:
- the LOC137708766 gene encoding katanin p60 ATPase-containing subunit A1-like, translating into MVGPTLVGLQDHLKLAREYAMEGLYDTSLIFFDGGIAQINKHLNTLDDPLIRAKWMNVKKALSEEAEVVKQLDAERSAFKDNPVGRRPSSPPIHAKSSFVFQPLDEYPTSSGFPMDDPDVWRPPSRDTSGRRPGKAGQGGMRKSPQDATWARSSATKTGTPGRGAKAGGSSRTNSGARTSTTGKKGTGSGKSSKADSANGDVEDGKSKRSQYEGPDPDLAEMLERDVLETSPGVRWDDVAGLQEAKRLLEEAVVLPLLMPEYFQGIRRPWKGVLMFGPPGTGKTLLAKAVATECGTTFFNVSSATLASKWRGESERMVRCLFDLARAYAPSTIFIDEIDSLCNSRGASGEHESSRRVKSELLVQVDGVNNTGTNEDGTRKVVMVLAATNFPWDIDEALRRRLEKRIYIPLPNFESRKALIRINMKTVEVAPDVDMDAVARRTEGYSGDDLTNVCRDASLNGMRRKIAGKTRDEIKSMSKDDISKDPVAMCDFEEALAKVQRSVSQADIERHEKWFHEFGSA; encoded by the exons atggtggGGCCAACCCTGGTGGGTCTTCAAGACCACCTGAAGCTGGCGAGGGAGTACGCAATGGAAGGGCTCTACGACACCTCCCTGATCTTCTTTGACGGCGGCATTGCTCAGATCAACAA GCACCTAAACACGCTCGATGATCCATTGATTCGTGCGAAATGGATGAATGTAAAGAAAGCACTTTCTGAGGAAGCAGAGGTTGTGAAGCAATTAGATGCAGAGAGAAGTGCATTTAAGGATAATCCTGTGGGCCGGCGCCCTTCGTCACCTCCAATTCATGCTAAGTCGTCATTTGTTTTTCAACCCTTAGATGAATACCCAACTTCTTCTGGTTTTCCCATGGATGATCCTGATGTGTGGAGGCCACCAAGTCGGGACACTTCGGGTAGAAGACCTGGAAAGGCTGGCCAAGGTGGTATGAGGAAGTCACCACAAGATGCAACTTGGGCTCGTAGCTCTGCAACCAAAACAGGCACACCTGGCCGTGGTGCAAAGGCTGGTGGATCAAGTAGGACTAACTCAGGGGCTCGAACTTCTACTACTGGAAAGAAAGGCACTGGTTCTGGCAAATCTAGCAAGGCAGATTCAGCA AATGGTGATGTTGAAGATGGAAAGTCGAAGAGGTCACAGTATGAGGGACCTGATCCTGATTTGGCTGAAATGCTTGAGAGGGACGTACTGGAAACCAGTCCTGGAGTGAGATGGGATGATGTTGCTGGTTTACAAGAAGCAAAGAGACTTTTAGAGGAAGCCGTTGTGCTTCCTTTGTTAATGCCGGAATATTTTCAG GGAATTAGGAGGCCATGGAAGGGTGTTCTAATGTTCGGTCCTCCTGGAACTGGGAAGACGTTACTTGCTAAAGCTGTTGCTACTGAGTGTGGCACAACTTTTTTCAATGTCTCCTCTGCTACTTTAGCTTCAAAATGGCGTGGAGAGAGTGAACGTATGGTACGGTGCTTATTTGATCTTGCAAGAGCTTATGCGCCAAGTACCATCTTCATTGATGAAATTGATTCACTCTGCAATTCCCGGGG GGCATCAGGGGAGCATGAGTCATCCAGAAGGGTGAAATCTGAACTTCTAGTTCAGGTAGATGGGGTCAACAATACTGGTACGAATGAAGATGGTACTCGTAAAGTAGTGATGGTTTTGGCAGCTACTAACTTCCCATGGGACATAGATGAGGCACTCAG GAGGAGGCTGGAGAAACGTATATATATTCCCCTACCAAATTTTGAGAGCCGTAAAGCACTTATTCGGATAAATATGAAAACTGTCGAG GTGGCCCCTGACGTAGATATGGATGCTGTGGCTCGTCGAACAGAGGGATATAGTGGTGATGATCTCACAAACGTTTGCAgggatgcttccttgaatgggaTGAGGCGCAAAATAGCTGGAAAGACACGTGATGAGATTAAGAGCATGTCCAAGGATGATATATCAAAGGATCCTGTTGCCATGTGTGACTTCGAAGAAGCCTTGGCGAAGGTCCAACGGAGTGTTTCTCAAGCTGATATTGAACGGCATGAGAAATGGTTTCACGAATTCGGATCAGCATAA